One genomic window of Bradyrhizobium sp. B124 includes the following:
- a CDS encoding PLP-dependent transferase has product MPVETKNLETLALHGGSYRSDPATGAVAVPIYQTTSFQFENTDHASRLFALEAIGQIYTRIKNPTADVFEERLAALEGGVGALAVASGQTASAFAIFNIAQAGDNIVSSTDLYGGTWTLLSQTLKQFGIEVRFVDPADPENFRRATDAKTRAYFAETLPNPKLNVFPIREVADIGRSLGVPLILDNTAVPLIARPFEHGAAIVVYSTTKYIGGHGTSIGGAIVDGGNFDWAAHAERFPLLAQPDAAYHGAIWTEAAKPLGPIAYILRARVKLLRDLGAAIAPQNAFQFIQGLETLPLRLRQHNENAVKVAEYLARHPSVSHVIFPGLQDGENRRRADTYLKGGYGALVGFELKGGVEAGRRFIDALKLFYHVANIGDARSLAIHPASTTHQQLTGAEQIAAGVTPGYVRLSVGIEHPDDIIADLVQALAQAEAGSSARKAA; this is encoded by the coding sequence ATGCCGGTCGAAACGAAGAATCTCGAGACGCTCGCCCTGCATGGCGGGTCCTACCGGTCCGATCCCGCGACCGGTGCGGTGGCGGTTCCGATCTATCAGACCACCTCGTTCCAGTTCGAGAACACCGACCATGCCTCGCGGCTGTTCGCGCTGGAAGCGATCGGGCAGATCTACACAAGGATCAAGAATCCGACGGCGGACGTCTTCGAGGAGCGGCTGGCTGCGCTGGAAGGCGGCGTCGGCGCGCTTGCCGTGGCGTCAGGCCAGACCGCGTCAGCCTTTGCCATCTTCAATATCGCTCAGGCCGGCGACAACATCGTCTCTTCGACCGATCTCTATGGCGGCACCTGGACGCTGCTGTCGCAAACCCTGAAGCAGTTCGGCATCGAGGTGCGGTTCGTCGATCCGGCCGATCCCGAGAATTTCCGCCGCGCCACCGATGCGAAGACCCGCGCCTATTTTGCCGAAACCCTGCCCAATCCCAAGCTCAACGTGTTCCCGATCAGGGAAGTGGCCGATATCGGCCGCTCGCTCGGCGTGCCGCTGATCCTCGACAACACGGCGGTGCCGTTGATCGCACGTCCGTTCGAGCATGGTGCCGCGATCGTGGTCTATTCGACGACGAAGTATATCGGCGGCCACGGCACGTCGATCGGTGGCGCGATCGTCGATGGCGGCAATTTCGACTGGGCGGCGCACGCCGAGCGCTTTCCGCTGCTGGCGCAGCCGGACGCCGCCTATCACGGTGCGATCTGGACGGAGGCCGCCAAGCCGCTCGGTCCGATCGCCTACATCCTGCGGGCGCGCGTCAAGCTGTTGCGCGATCTCGGCGCAGCGATCGCGCCGCAAAATGCCTTCCAGTTCATCCAGGGGCTCGAGACGCTGCCGCTGCGGCTGCGCCAGCACAATGAGAATGCCGTCAAGGTCGCGGAGTACCTGGCCAGGCACCCCAGCGTCTCCCATGTGATCTTCCCGGGATTGCAGGACGGGGAGAATCGCCGCCGCGCCGACACCTACCTGAAGGGCGGCTATGGCGCGCTGGTCGGCTTCGAGCTGAAGGGAGGTGTCGAGGCCGGTCGCCGGTTCATCGATGCGCTGAAGCTGTTCTATCATGTCGCCAATATCGGCGATGCGCGGTCGCTCGCGATCCATCCGGCGTCGACCACCCACCAGCAGCTTACCGGTGCGGAGCAAATCGCGGCCGGCGTCACGCCCGGCTATGTGCGGCTCTCGGTCGGGATCGAGCACCCTGACGACATCATCGCCGACCTCGTTCAGGCATTAGCCCAGGCCGAGGCAGGCAGCAGCGCCCGCAAGGCGGCGTGA
- a CDS encoding LLM class flavin-dependent oxidoreductase: MAKSRELRFNAFNMMAPSHNWAGLWSHPRDTSLDYNSLDYWVNYAKTAERGLLDGIFLADVFGIYDVYGNNPDTALRHAVQLPNAEPTLLVSAMALVTRHLGFGITSNLTYEHPYQLARRFSTLDHLTNGRVGWNIVTGYLDSGARGMGLEANRAHDERYEAAEEFLAASYKLWEGSWEDDAVRRDRAARIFTDPSKIHPVRHQGPHYKVDGIHLAEPSPQRTPLLYQAGTSKRGRAFAARHAEAIFLNGQTRPILASAVRDIRSAAKEFGRDPYDIRLFAGATVIVAPTRAEAEDLLADYAAHVDQTGQLALLSGWTGIDFSTYRPDQAVQYVESNAIQSMVENFTLRSDRPVKVGDLATLSRVGARSPFVLGSPQDVADELIAWAEDTDVDGFNLFRLVAPESLDAFVDLVVPELQSRGVYKTAYREGTLREKLFPERGPRLHATHPGAGYRHLPSNAVRSDAAE; the protein is encoded by the coding sequence ATGGCAAAATCGAGAGAGCTTCGCTTCAACGCGTTCAACATGATGGCGCCAAGCCACAACTGGGCCGGCCTGTGGTCGCATCCGCGCGACACCTCGCTCGACTACAACTCGCTCGATTACTGGGTCAATTATGCGAAGACCGCCGAGCGAGGACTGCTCGACGGCATCTTCCTGGCTGACGTGTTCGGCATCTATGACGTCTACGGCAACAATCCGGACACAGCACTCCGTCACGCCGTTCAACTGCCGAATGCAGAGCCGACCTTGCTGGTGTCCGCCATGGCGCTGGTCACCAGGCATCTCGGTTTCGGCATCACGTCCAACCTCACCTATGAACACCCCTACCAGCTCGCGCGCCGCTTCTCGACGCTCGATCATCTCACCAACGGGCGGGTCGGCTGGAACATCGTGACCGGCTATCTCGATAGCGGCGCCCGCGGCATGGGCCTCGAGGCGAACCGCGCCCATGACGAACGCTACGAGGCGGCCGAAGAATTCCTCGCTGCGAGCTACAAATTATGGGAGGGCAGTTGGGAGGATGACGCGGTGCGCCGGGACCGCGCGGCTCGCATCTTCACCGATCCCTCCAAAATCCATCCAGTCCGTCATCAAGGGCCTCACTACAAGGTCGACGGCATTCACCTTGCGGAGCCCTCCCCGCAACGCACGCCGCTGCTGTACCAGGCGGGCACCTCGAAACGCGGCCGGGCCTTCGCGGCACGGCATGCCGAGGCAATCTTCCTCAACGGGCAGACCAGGCCTATTCTCGCCAGCGCGGTCCGCGACATCAGGAGCGCCGCTAAGGAGTTCGGGCGCGATCCCTATGATATCCGTCTCTTCGCCGGCGCGACCGTGATCGTCGCGCCGACCCGGGCAGAAGCCGAAGATCTGCTCGCCGACTATGCCGCACATGTCGACCAGACCGGGCAGCTCGCACTGCTCTCGGGCTGGACCGGCATCGATTTCTCGACCTATCGCCCCGATCAGGCGGTGCAATATGTTGAGAGCAACGCGATCCAGTCGATGGTGGAGAACTTCACCCTGCGGAGCGATCGCCCGGTCAAGGTCGGTGATCTTGCGACGCTGAGCCGCGTCGGCGCCCGATCCCCCTTCGTGCTCGGATCGCCCCAGGATGTGGCGGACGAGCTGATCGCCTGGGCGGAAGACACCGACGTCGATGGCTTCAACCTGTTCCGCCTCGTCGCGCCCGAATCGCTCGACGCCTTTGTCGACCTCGTGGTGCCGGAACTGCAGTCACGTGGCGTGTACAAGACGGCCTATCGCGAAGGCACGCTGCGGGAAAAGCTGTTCCCGGAGCGCGGACCGCGCCTTCATGCCACGCATCCCGGCGCAGGCTACCGGCACTTGCCCTCGAACGCAGTCCGCTCCGACGCCGCCGAATAA
- a CDS encoding MetQ/NlpA family ABC transporter substrate-binding protein: MSFRSIVAFASVLALWSASVAAETIKIGVTPGPHAQILEAVKPIAAKNGLDIQLVEFSDYVVPNAALDAGDIQANSFQNQPYLDNQKADRGYKIEAVGLTVNFPIGVYSKKHKNWAEIPDGGKISIPNDPTNGGRALLLLRDKGAIKLKDGVGFKPTVLDVADNPKKLKFVEVDAAQAPRALDDVDAAVINTNYATQAGLDPVKDPILREDPKGPYVNLIAVRAADKDKPWVKILVDSYHTAEVKEFVLTKFKGAVLPSW; encoded by the coding sequence ATGTCGTTTCGTTCCATTGTAGCGTTTGCCAGCGTGCTTGCGCTCTGGTCGGCGTCTGTCGCGGCGGAGACCATCAAGATCGGCGTGACGCCGGGGCCGCATGCGCAAATCCTCGAGGCCGTGAAGCCGATCGCGGCAAAGAACGGGCTCGACATCCAGCTGGTCGAGTTCTCCGACTATGTGGTGCCGAACGCCGCGCTCGACGCCGGCGATATCCAGGCCAATTCGTTCCAGAACCAGCCCTATCTCGACAACCAGAAGGCCGATCGCGGTTACAAGATCGAGGCGGTGGGGCTGACGGTCAACTTCCCGATCGGCGTCTATTCCAAGAAGCACAAGAACTGGGCGGAGATTCCGGACGGCGGCAAGATCTCGATCCCGAATGATCCCACCAATGGCGGCCGCGCTCTGCTGCTGTTGCGCGACAAGGGTGCGATCAAGTTGAAGGACGGCGTCGGGTTCAAGCCGACAGTCCTGGATGTCGCCGACAATCCGAAGAAGCTCAAATTCGTCGAAGTCGATGCGGCCCAGGCGCCTCGTGCGCTCGACGATGTCGATGCCGCAGTGATCAACACGAACTATGCGACCCAGGCCGGCCTCGATCCGGTCAAGGACCCGATCCTGCGCGAGGACCCGAAGGGGCCTTACGTCAACCTGATCGCGGTTCGCGCCGCGGACAAGGACAAGCCGTGGGTCAAGATCCTCGTGGACAGCTATCACACGGCGGAGGTCAAGGAATTTGTCCTGACCAAATTCAAGGGCGCCGTGCTGCCGAGCTGGTAG
- a CDS encoding methionine ABC transporter permease translates to MSRELLNLIVQATGESLFMVSIAALIATAFGLPIGVFLATSRKGELFAAPAVNSVLGIIVNATRSTPFIILVVAIIPFTRLIAGTSIGSGAAIVPLTIAAMPFIARLVEAAIREVDAGLIETASSFGASPLQIVLKVLIPEALPGLVLALTLSVVSLLGYSAMVGAVGGGGLGDLGIRYGYQRFMPEMMLAVVVVLIALVQTVQTAGDYLARRVNRRLRHR, encoded by the coding sequence ACTTGATCGTTCAGGCCACCGGCGAGAGCCTGTTCATGGTGTCGATTGCTGCGCTGATCGCCACCGCGTTCGGGCTTCCGATCGGCGTCTTCCTGGCCACCAGCCGCAAAGGGGAGTTGTTCGCGGCGCCCGCGGTCAACAGCGTGCTGGGCATCATCGTCAATGCGACACGCTCGACGCCGTTCATCATCCTCGTGGTTGCCATCATCCCGTTCACGCGTCTGATCGCGGGCACCTCCATCGGCTCGGGCGCGGCGATCGTGCCGTTGACCATTGCCGCGATGCCGTTCATCGCGCGATTGGTCGAGGCGGCGATCCGTGAGGTCGATGCCGGCTTGATCGAAACCGCGTCATCGTTTGGCGCCAGCCCTTTGCAAATCGTGCTCAAGGTCCTTATTCCGGAGGCGCTGCCCGGCCTGGTGCTTGCGTTGACACTCTCGGTCGTCAGCCTGCTCGGCTATTCGGCGATGGTCGGAGCGGTCGGCGGCGGTGGGCTGGGCGACCTCGGCATCCGGTACGGCTACCAGCGTTTCATGCCCGAAATGATGCTCGCGGTCGTTGTCGTCCTGATCGCGCTGGTGCAGACGGTGCAGACGGCCGGCGACTATCTCGCCCGCCGCGTCAACCGCCGCCTGCGCCATCGCTGA